A stretch of DNA from Vidua macroura isolate BioBank_ID:100142 chromosome 12, ASM2450914v1, whole genome shotgun sequence:
GGGGAACTCTCCCTTCTGTTGTTTCTGCACTCACTGATGCACTGTTCTGTTTTCACAGCACTGGCAGATTCCACTGAGTCGTCGATTTCGCTCTTTGAAGCTGTGGTTTGTGCTTCGTTCATTTGGGGTGAAAAAGCTTCAAGCTCACGTCCGACAGGTGTGTGAATTACCAGTGTGTTATGTTCAGTTCTTGGTAGGTGAGATTAGTACACTCAGAGATGCAGAGATGAGTAACAGAAATCCTCTCACACGCAAAGCTTGCATGTGAATTCTAAATGTGTCCTGGTTTTACTCTAAAATAATCTGTAGAGATTGACTGTGTAGACAGAACATTTCCTGTCCCCTTCTTGACAGCATTGGACAATGGAAAGGGACTTGGTCACTGCCTTCTGCACTTTACTGAGCCATAATCTGGAGAAGCTTTCTTTGAGGTCAAGTGGCAGCTGTTTGGGAGGCAGGCTGTGATGAATAACTGAACCACCACTATGAAAATGTACAGGCTTGAGTCTCTGATGAGTGTAAATATGAGGGGTCACATTGTGGATCAATGGTTGCTGCAAAAGGACTCTAATATGAGAAGGCACATTCTCTTTTAAAACCTGTAGAAAATCCCTATGTATAGGCCAGTTATTCATGTTCATTTTCAAGGGTTTGGGCAAATAGAGACAGACTTAAAAATTCTTAGCTTtgatataatttttctgtttgctcttaTTCATGCATTGGAGTGATGTGTTTCAGTAAGGAAAGGAATTCCTTTTAACTACCCAGTTTAGCATCTTACAAGTGGGTTTGTGACAAACAAATAGATAACTTTTTTTTGCCCCTTAATTGTAGGGTACTGAAACAGCCAAATTCTTTGAATCCTTGGTTAAAAGTGACCCACTCTTTGAAATTCCTGCCAAGAGACATCTTGGGCTGGTTGTATTTCGCCTAAAGGTAAAGATTGGCCCTTTTGCATGTCCCTTTGGAATGAACTGACCACAGCTGATCTCTCCCCAGACATTAATAACTGTGAATATATTTCCATTTAAGAATTTGTGATTGCAATTCTTAGATATGTTTGGATGTCACTGGAAGTTCTAACtatagtattttttaattcatatttgAAACAGGGTCCCAATTGGCTGACAGAAAAACTCCTGAAAGAACTAAGCAGTTCTGGCAGGCTCTTCCTCATTCCAGCAACCATCCATGACAAGTTCATCATCCGCTTTACTGTGACATCTCAGTTCACAACCAGGGAAGACATTCTGCAGGACTGGAGCATCATTCAACACACTGCAGCCCAAATCATTAGCCAGAATTATGGGTTGCACTACATCAATTCTGGTGATGGGGCAGGAATCCCCACTACAATAGTTCAGCCTACTTCTGATGCCATTAGCAATGTTCCTCAGCTTTACTTAGATGGAGGGAAATACAAAACACCTTCTAGAAAAACAGTAGTACAGCCTAAGAAATTATCAGTAAGTCCCAGTAAGTGTGTGATTAGTCAGCAGGTGAAAGGTCAAGAGAATCCCCTGGATGACTGTTTTCCAGAAGATGTCCAAAATGTTACCAAACACAAGTTAACTTCTTTTTTATTCAGTTATTTATCTGTTCAAGGCAAGAAAAAGACAGCACGTTCCCTTAGCTGCACCAGTGTGCCAGTGACTGGTAATCTGGAGCAATGTaaccccaaagcagcagccactgaCAAGAAGGAGTCTCGTGCAAATGCCAGAGTTCTTTCCAGGCTGCCTGAAGACATGATGATGTTCAAAAAAGGTGCCTTCAAAAAACTAATTAAATTCTACAGTGTCCCAAGCTTTCCAGAGTGTAGCATTCAGTGTGGCCTTCAGCTGCCTTGTTGTCCTCTGCAGGCCATTGTTTAACAAGGAAGAGAGCTTGGTCCTTAGAAAGAGAACCAAAGTTTGCTTATTCACATGCAATACTACATGTTCTTTTGTTCAAAATGTAAGCCGTGGCAAGGACCACTGAGAAAATGCCTGTGCTTTTACTGGTGAAAACCTCATGTATTTATAGATTAAAGTGTCAAATAAATCTTGTAGGCCTATAACATGAAACCTTCTGTTTTGTAGACTGTGGTAAAGAAAATGCCAATTTCTACCTTACCAGTCCTGGTAATCCAGCTGGAAACCACTTTAGGCTGGAAGCACTTTGACAAAGTATGTTGGCCCTAGGAGGTGATAAACAATCCAGGTCTCTATTTGCACCactggtttttggttttgttgtgggttttttttttaatttttctttttgttcctttttttttttttttggggggggggggtggtgttGATACCTTGACTTAAACTCTCTAGACTGATATGAGGATCTATGTGTGCAGCAATGCCAACATCAGTTTTGAACTGTGCAGAAAGAAGGATGTAACCTCTCTAAGAGATTTTGCTGCAGGAGGGCAATTTTCCCAGAGTTAAATGGGTGCCAGCCCACCTGTTCTAATCAGCTAAGGGAGGCTTTGTGCAACCATGTTGCAAAACAGTTGCCCTTGCAAAGCACCTGTGGCCTTTCTCAGTATTACCTAAGGTCTGTACATCACAAATGCATGAGGAAAGAGAGGAGCAATGatatttccctctctctcatAACAGAGAACTGAAGGGGCATTATGGAATAAAGGGTCTTTGTacagcaaaaaaatgttttgcttcaaGAGACAAGTGatttatgtatataaaaaatTGGTGGcggggggaggggagaaaaatcTATTAAGGACAAATTTAAATTTAGGAATAGTACAGTTGAGTCAGGAAACATGGTGATTGATGGACTTTAGTCTGGGAAAGCACTGCTAGATGCTCACTGCTTTCCTTGTAGTTGTTTCCAGACACTTACAGTCACCCTGTCCTGAAGGCAGTGCACTCAGATAGATGGATCTTCCCTCTGATCCAGAACTACTATTCCCAGGTTACATAAACAATGAGCATGGTTAATGTCTAGGCCCTTATACAAAATCAGCTAAGCTCATCAGCTAAGATGTAGGTAGAGTTGGAGTAGTTCTGCTTCATTAAGACAATCTCATATTCACACTTTATTTCTGCTAAAAAATCAATAACCATGTTTCATATCACTTTTAATAGTGCTATTAAATCTTTCTGTTTACACAATAAAGCAATAAACACACAGTGAGGATGGCAAGATGCCTAGTCTTAGATGTTTAAATTTATATTCAGCAATAGGAAGTGCCCTGAGTTGGACACTTGTAATTTATAAGCATATCTAATGTGCT
This window harbors:
- the HDC gene encoding histidine decarboxylase isoform X3, with the protein product MEPEEYRQRGKEMVDYICQYLSNVRERRVTPDVQPGYMRAQLPDSAPMDPDSWDDIFGDIEKIIMPGVVHWQSPHMHAYFPALTSWPSLLGDMLADAINCLGFTWASSPACTELEMNVMDWLAKMLGLPDKFLHHHPDSVGGGVLQSTVSESTLVALLAARKNKILEMKVSEPDTDESSLNSCLIAYASDQVCATLGTTGVCAFDNLSELGPVCAAEGLWLHIDAAYAGTAFVCPEFRLFLDGIEYADSFTFNPSKWMMVHFDCTGFWVKDKYKLHQTFSVNPVYLRHANSEAAIDFMHWQIPLSRRFRSLKLWFVLRSFGVKKLQAHVRQGTETAKFFESLVKSDPLFEIPAKRHLGLVVFRLKGPNWLTEKLLKELSSSGRLFLIPATIHDKFIIRFTVTSQFTTREDILQDWSIIQHTAAQIISQNYGLHYINSGDGAGIPTTIVQPTSDAISNVPQLYLDGGKYKTPSRKTVVQPKKLSVSPSKCVISQQVKGQENPLDDCFPEDVQNVTKHKLTSFLFSYLSVQGKKKTARSLSCTSVPVTGNLEQCNPKAAATDKKESRANARVLSRLPEDMMMFKKGAFKKLIKFYSVPSFPECSIQCGLQLPCCPLQAIV
- the HDC gene encoding histidine decarboxylase isoform X4; the protein is MFNVVHWQSPHMHAYFPALTSWPSLLGDMLADAINCLGFTWASSPACTELEMNVMDWLAKMLGLPDKFLHHHPDSVGGGVLQSTVSESTLVALLAARKNKILEMKVSEPDTDESSLNSCLIAYASDQAHSSVEKAGLISLVKIKFLPVDENFSLRGETLKKAIAEDRKKGLVPVFVCATLGTTGVCAFDNLSELGPVCAAEGLWLHIDAAYAGTAFVCPEFRLFLDGIEYADSFTFNPSKWMMVHFDCTGFWVKDKYKLHQTFSVNPVYLRHANSEAAIDFMHWQIPLSRRFRSLKLWFVLRSFGVKKLQAHVRQGTETAKFFESLVKSDPLFEIPAKRHLGLVVFRLKGPNWLTEKLLKELSSSGRLFLIPATIHDKFIIRFTVTSQFTTREDILQDWSIIQHTAAQIISQNYGLHYINSGDGAGIPTTIVQPTSDAISNVPQLYLDGGKYKTPSRKTVVQPKKLSVSPSKCVISQQVKGQENPLDDCFPEDVQNVTKHKLTSFLFSYLSVQGKKKTARSLSCTSVPVTGNLEQCNPKAAATDKKESRANARVLSRLPEDMMMFKKGAFKKLIKFYSVPSFPECSIQCGLQLPCCPLQAIV